AATGGCGGAGGAATCCGGCTCCGAGGTGGAGGTCATCTCCCTCGACACCGAGGAGGGCCAGCAGTTCTACAAGGCCTTCGGCGGAATCGCCGCGTTCCTGAGGTACAAGATTCAGTGAGTTCCTGTGCGTCTTCTTTTTTCTTCAATCACACGGGGAATTCAGGAAGGACGCTTGAACTCAGCCCAGCACCTCGGCGAGCAGCTTTCTTATATCCTCCTTCACTTCGTCTCCATCATGTACGGGGGTCTAAGGACGGGTATACAGAAGGGTTTTAGATGTAATACCAAAACTTGGAGAGCTGGATATGCCTCCGGTTGTTGTAGTGTCTATATTCAATCGCAACTTACACTCCGTTTTTAAAATAGCAGAGCTAGTTATGAATCTGGGTGCAAAGGCAATAAAATTTAATCCAATACTCCCAATAGGAAGAGCTAAGTATTATAACATCTCTCTGTCTTTCTCCCAATACTAAACACTCATAGAGTATTTAATCCAGCTATACAACAAATATCCCGGCAAAAATATGGTCTATGGTACCTCATTATCTGCTCACGAAATACGGAAGGAGAGACCTAAACATTTCAAGAATGGCATGCAACTATACAAAAATGCTTGGGATTTTACCTGATGGAGGAGTGTCGTTGTGTGGTATAGGAACTGAACATCCAGAGACTGTGATAGGAAACATAAAAGAAGAGAGCCTAAAAGACATATGGTATAGTGGCAGAGGTTTTTTAGGGGAGCTTCGTAGAGTAAAACCTGATGAATTTCAAGGAATTTGCAGCAGATGTATTCTAAGGGGCTACTGTGCAAATATATGCCCGGCATTTGCATAT
Above is a window of Thermococcus celericrescens DNA encoding:
- a CDS encoding SPASM domain-containing protein; translated protein: MLGILPDGGVSLCGIGTEHPETVIGNIKEESLKDIWYSGRGFLGELRRVKPDEFQGICSRCILRGYCANICPAFAYEEYKSFTFF